In Stutzerimonas stutzeri, a genomic segment contains:
- a CDS encoding YcgL domain-containing protein, which produces MKRICSIYRSPRKNEMYLYVERSEALARVPEALLAAFGPPQHAFDMVLTPERKLAREDIATVLDNLEKQGYHLQMPPPEDEYIEHLPEELLRRNDPV; this is translated from the coding sequence ATGAAACGCATCTGCTCCATTTACAGAAGCCCGCGGAAGAACGAAATGTATCTGTACGTCGAACGCAGCGAGGCGTTGGCGCGGGTGCCAGAAGCGTTGCTTGCTGCCTTCGGGCCGCCGCAGCATGCCTTCGACATGGTCCTGACACCAGAGCGTAAGCTGGCACGCGAAGACATCGCGACGGTGCTGGATAACCTGGAAAAACAGGGTTACCACCTTCAGATGCCGCCGCCTGAGGACGAGTACATCGAACATCTGCCCGAGGAGTTGCTGCGTCGCAACGACCCGGTTTAG
- a CDS encoding YcgN family cysteine cluster protein gives MAAKVEPFWKRKTLAELDSAEWESLCDGCGLCCLQKLEDEEDGSVYYTRVACKLLDLNTCRCTDYPNRRASVPDCIQLNAVDAAQFKWLPSTCGYRLVAEGKDLPLWHHLVCGDPDAVHAERISQSGRMIAEGSIADADWEDHLIFRAG, from the coding sequence ATGGCGGCAAAAGTCGAACCCTTTTGGAAGCGCAAGACCCTCGCCGAGCTGGACTCGGCCGAGTGGGAATCCCTTTGCGACGGTTGCGGGTTGTGCTGCCTGCAAAAGCTCGAAGACGAAGAGGACGGCAGCGTTTATTACACCCGTGTCGCCTGCAAACTGCTCGACCTGAACACCTGTCGCTGCACCGACTACCCCAACCGGCGGGCCAGCGTACCCGACTGCATTCAGTTGAACGCGGTGGACGCTGCACAATTCAAATGGCTGCCGTCCACCTGTGGCTATCGCCTCGTGGCTGAAGGCAAAGACCTCCCGCTTTGGCACCATCTGGTCTGTGGTGATCCGGATGCAGTCCATGCCGAACGCATTTCCCAGTCCGGCCGAATGATCGCTGAGGGCTCTATCGCGGACGCGGATTGGGAGGATCACCTGATTTTCCGAGCCGGTTGA